In Lewinellaceae bacterium, a single window of DNA contains:
- a CDS encoding lamin tail domain-containing protein has protein sequence MQRICITLVFLFALAIGMQAQPTTFGSTLVDGNYASYNLTDKGAFRQVRLQAANSAGTLTRNWNFALGTAGNQDFSNSWRPYSGSCNGNSNLSISNYNQVIAPDLSFPSGTASAPLNNNGGCDGFFPAVAGGRYYTVNITESGGNNHMAILETAYAPATIDDVSGPACATNCGYTVTVTLSGPPASGEYVYVRYSTDGFATSGLAEVSNFTGAAGTAAIPDQGGSTVVYYAYTSPNTLAQINSAVSAYGSLAHDMLTLELGNNAGSNYSYGPCAISNPVAVCQNTSVQLDGTGNASITSADIDGGSFDNCGVPSLSVNQTAFSCGDQVNAAVTDLFFSEYVEGTGDNKYLEIYNGTGAAVDLSNYRVRLYANGNTSPNNDNLLSGTLNPGEVIVLANSSAAIYAGPVTAATAVNFNGNDAVELYNVSLGAPADIIGRIGEDPGTEWIGGGNSTLNRTLRRKSTVTGGVTANPGSGFPTLATEWDGFGTNVISDLGSHGIGVTVTLTATGDGGAQSSCLAVVTVVDNEMPEAVCQNITVDIEAGGEYTLTAADIDGGSSDNCTANLSIPETVFGCSDVGSMVSVTLTVTDDSGNSDSCPASVTVADGNNICNQLPTAACQPVTVDADANCQATVAAEAFDGGSTDPEMGMLSFSVDPAGPYPLGVTDVTLTVTDPGGASDDCMTTITVVDNLAPTIACPDDIAINIGGQCQALVPNFTGESIIIANSVAGFSATQGLNGWFYGQYLTGGFQDFSQLPAYNAGVPQWQDNQAFNTPFLDAYGGHPGVDDFKLAVRRWVSPYTGTADISLAFYDRDGSCGDGAHVRVFLNGTQVWEYLNVPTTLVTQSFSQSIATGDVLDFAIDPIFDTGCDNTQFTALISVPNSLSTSDNCGPVTVGQSPAPGTLVGVGPTTVTLTANDGASDSEPCTVDLIVVDNITPAAACQPATVQLDASGTGSIAAGDVFDAVNSSDNCGTVNPQSVSPSSFTCANLGENPVTLTVNDGHGNTATCSATVTVADPNGFCSQVVCLDGEIAKLVMDVEGMGLNSSIERAITSRLELAAYKFCLWNSASTAISNLENIITYVQYQRGRYIPIGQANYIIGQIQALIDALNDGIAECCSGAARGPQPANVVEGSEALKLEVAPNPFRSETGIQFYLPDAGPASLDVFNLQGQRVRSLLAETLDAGRHARQWDGTADGGQALSAGVYLVRLRTEAGVLVKKVSLAR, from the coding sequence ATGCAGAGGATTTGTATTACGCTCGTCTTTCTCTTTGCCCTTGCCATTGGGATGCAGGCTCAGCCTACTACCTTTGGTTCAACATTGGTAGATGGCAATTATGCCTCCTACAACCTGACGGACAAGGGCGCTTTCCGCCAGGTGCGGCTCCAGGCGGCGAACAGCGCCGGCACCCTAACCCGAAACTGGAACTTCGCTTTGGGGACAGCCGGCAACCAGGATTTCTCGAACAGCTGGCGCCCCTACAGCGGGAGCTGCAATGGCAATTCCAACCTGAGCATTAGCAATTACAATCAGGTTATTGCTCCTGACCTCAGTTTTCCCTCTGGTACTGCATCCGCTCCTCTCAATAATAATGGAGGTTGCGATGGCTTTTTTCCTGCGGTTGCCGGAGGCCGTTACTACACTGTGAATATCACCGAGAGCGGAGGCAACAACCACATGGCCATCCTCGAAACCGCCTACGCTCCCGCTACCATTGACGATGTCTCTGGCCCGGCCTGCGCCACCAACTGCGGCTATACTGTAACCGTAACCCTGAGCGGCCCTCCGGCCAGCGGCGAATATGTTTACGTGCGCTACTCCACCGACGGTTTCGCTACCTCCGGCCTGGCAGAAGTGAGCAATTTCACCGGCGCTGCCGGCACCGCTGCCATTCCCGATCAGGGAGGCAGCACGGTAGTTTACTACGCCTACACCTCCCCCAACACCCTGGCTCAGATCAATAGCGCCGTCAGCGCCTACGGTAGCCTGGCGCACGACATGCTCACGCTGGAACTGGGCAACAACGCGGGCAGCAACTACAGCTACGGGCCGTGCGCCATATCCAACCCCGTGGCCGTTTGCCAGAATACCAGCGTTCAGTTGGATGGAACGGGCAATGCCAGCATCACATCTGCCGACATCGATGGCGGCAGCTTCGACAACTGCGGCGTGCCTTCCCTGAGCGTTAACCAAACTGCCTTTTCCTGCGGCGATCAGGTCAATGCTGCTGTTACGGACCTCTTTTTCTCCGAATACGTAGAAGGAACAGGTGATAACAAATACCTGGAGATTTATAACGGAACCGGCGCGGCGGTGGACTTGAGCAATTATCGGGTCAGGTTATACGCCAACGGCAATACTTCTCCCAACAACGACAATCTTTTGAGCGGAACCTTGAACCCCGGAGAGGTGATCGTGCTGGCCAACTCCAGCGCCGCCATCTACGCCGGCCCGGTTACGGCAGCTACCGCCGTCAATTTCAACGGCAATGATGCCGTCGAGCTGTACAATGTAAGCCTGGGCGCTCCGGCCGACATCATCGGCAGGATCGGCGAAGACCCGGGAACGGAATGGATAGGCGGCGGGAACAGCACCCTGAACCGAACCCTGCGCCGGAAAAGTACGGTAACCGGCGGGGTGACGGCTAATCCGGGAAGTGGCTTCCCCACTCTGGCAACAGAATGGGATGGATTTGGCACTAATGTCATCTCCGACCTGGGCAGCCACGGTATTGGCGTTACCGTTACCCTGACCGCTACCGGCGACGGCGGAGCTCAGTCGTCCTGCCTGGCGGTTGTAACTGTTGTGGATAATGAAATGCCGGAAGCTGTTTGCCAGAATATTACCGTAGACATCGAAGCTGGTGGCGAATACACCCTCACCGCAGCAGATATAGATGGAGGTTCGTCGGATAACTGCACAGCTAACCTCAGCATCCCGGAAACCGTTTTCGGTTGTAGTGATGTGGGCAGCATGGTAAGCGTCACTCTTACCGTAACTGACGATAGCGGCAACTCCGACTCTTGCCCGGCCAGCGTAACCGTAGCCGACGGCAATAATATCTGCAATCAACTTCCCACCGCCGCCTGCCAGCCGGTGACGGTCGACGCCGACGCCAACTGCCAGGCCACGGTTGCCGCCGAGGCCTTCGACGGCGGCTCCACCGACCCGGAAATGGGCATGCTCTCCTTCAGCGTTGACCCCGCCGGCCCGTACCCCCTGGGCGTAACCGATGTGACCCTCACCGTCACGGACCCGGGCGGCGCTTCCGATGATTGCATGACGACCATCACGGTGGTGGACAACCTGGCGCCCACGATCGCTTGCCCGGATGATATTGCCATCAATATCGGCGGCCAATGCCAGGCTTTGGTCCCAAACTTCACTGGCGAATCGATTATTATTGCCAATTCCGTTGCCGGATTTTCCGCAACCCAGGGCCTCAACGGGTGGTTTTACGGGCAGTACCTGACCGGTGGGTTCCAGGACTTCAGCCAACTGCCGGCTTATAATGCCGGCGTGCCGCAGTGGCAGGATAACCAAGCCTTTAACACGCCCTTCCTCGACGCCTACGGTGGCCATCCCGGCGTGGATGATTTTAAACTGGCCGTCCGCCGATGGGTGAGCCCCTACACGGGAACGGCAGATATAAGCCTGGCTTTCTACGACCGGGACGGGAGCTGCGGGGATGGGGCGCACGTCCGGGTTTTCCTCAACGGAACGCAGGTTTGGGAATACCTCAATGTCCCCACTACGCTGGTTACGCAATCTTTCAGCCAGAGCATCGCTACAGGAGATGTGCTCGATTTCGCGATCGACCCCATATTCGATACCGGATGCGACAATACCCAGTTTACGGCATTGATCAGCGTTCCCAACAGCCTTTCCACATCCGACAATTGCGGCCCGGTTACGGTAGGGCAGAGTCCTGCTCCCGGCACACTGGTGGGCGTTGGCCCCACCACGGTCACGCTGACAGCTAACGATGGCGCAAGCGATTCCGAACCCTGCACCGTCGACTTGATTGTGGTGGATAACATAACGCCCGCCGCCGCCTGCCAGCCCGCCACGGTGCAGCTCGATGCATCCGGCACGGGCAGCATCGCGGCCGGCGACGTGTTTGACGCGGTCAATTCGTCGGACAACTGCGGCACGGTAAACCCGCAGTCGGTAAGCCCGTCCAGTTTCACCTGCGCGAATCTGGGCGAGAACCCGGTAACGCTCACGGTAAACGACGGCCACGGCAATACGGCCACCTGCTCGGCCACTGTGACTGTGGCGGACCCCAACGGCTTCTGCAGCCAGGTGGTTTGTTTGGATGGAGAGATCGCTAAGTTGGTAATGGATGTCGAGGGCATGGGCCTCAATTCGAGTATAGAACGAGCGATAACTTCCAGGCTGGAACTGGCTGCTTACAAGTTCTGCCTTTGGAACAGCGCCAGTACGGCCATTAGCAACCTGGAAAACATCATCACTTATGTGCAGTATCAAAGGGGCCGCTACATTCCAATTGGCCAGGCCAATTACATCATCGGCCAGATACAGGCGTTGATCGATGCCCTGAACGATGGCATAGCGGAATGCTGTTCGGGCGCCGCCCGCGGGCCTCAGCCTGCCAACGTGGTTGAAGGTAGCGAGGCCTTAAAGTTGGAGGTAGCGCCAAATCCCTTCCGCAGCGAAACCGGCATACAATTCTATCTGCCCGATGCCGGCCCCGCCAGCCTGGACGTGTTCAACCTGCAGGGGCAGCGAGTGCGGTCGCTCCTGGCCGAAACCCTGGATGCCGGGCGCCATGCCCGACAGTGGGACGGAACGGCCGACGGCGGCCAGGCCCTGAGCGCCGGCGTCTATCTGGTTCGGCTGAGGACGGAAGCCGGGGTGCTGGTGAAGAAGGTGAGTTTGGCAAGGTAA
- a CDS encoding M1 family metallopeptidase, protein MIITLLFLSIALPAQPSLYLPRDFRQAMEAGTRTINGLPGPQYWQNRASYKINARVRPADKRIEGQAAISYTNNSPDTLQQLNLKLIQNVHLLQARRASYVDPAFYTTGISLSNVRVNSQVLDWDNGAVHQSADPTNAWLPLPEPLLPGASLRLELEWNYELQTSTREHREGMVDETALFAAYWYPRIAVYDDISGWDRIAHNVQTEFYGDFNDYDVTIRVPKGFAVWATGELANGEEVLSPLALERFLQSQESDTVVRIITKETLAAGQAVLPAEELAWHFTAREVTDFAFGLSDHFLWDAASLVVDSTAGRRVSVQAAYQPESSDFYEVAEIARACIGYFSTQMPAIPYPYPTMTIFNGHGQMEYPMMVNDLDMESMDDTKALTAHEIAHTYFPFLTGINESAYAWMDEGWATLLEFFACTELYTLEHPEYAIYPGYYLRGYLGVKGPEVDVPMLTPSHQLLSPAYGLNSYGKPASAYLALYKLLLEEPFLNCVQEYVERWRGKHPQPHDFFFTISECSGQNLDWFWQRWFMDFNTMDLALVGYRAEEGALFVTVRNDGGMPLPVSLEVELEGGSARSFTFSPVIWKDQQEVALELPVDGKVQSVALVWKDFRDVDPGDDRLDVK, encoded by the coding sequence TTGATAATTACCCTCCTGTTTCTGTCGATAGCCCTCCCCGCTCAGCCCTCCCTCTACCTGCCCCGCGACTTCCGGCAGGCAATGGAGGCCGGCACTCGCACCATCAACGGCCTGCCCGGCCCACAATACTGGCAAAACCGCGCCAGTTACAAGATCAACGCCCGGGTAAGGCCGGCCGACAAGCGCATCGAAGGCCAGGCCGCCATCAGTTACACCAACAACAGCCCGGATACCCTGCAGCAGCTCAACCTCAAACTCATCCAGAACGTACACCTGCTGCAGGCGCGCCGCGCCTCTTATGTCGATCCGGCATTTTATACCACAGGCATCAGCCTCTCCAATGTCCGGGTGAACAGCCAGGTGTTAGACTGGGACAACGGCGCCGTCCACCAATCCGCAGACCCCACCAACGCCTGGCTGCCACTGCCCGAACCCCTGCTGCCCGGCGCCAGCCTGCGACTGGAATTGGAATGGAACTACGAGCTGCAAACCTCTACCCGCGAACACCGGGAGGGCATGGTGGACGAAACGGCCCTCTTCGCAGCTTACTGGTACCCCCGAATCGCCGTTTACGACGACATCAGCGGCTGGGACCGCATTGCCCACAATGTGCAGACGGAGTTCTACGGCGACTTCAACGACTACGATGTCACCATCCGCGTGCCGAAGGGGTTCGCGGTATGGGCTACGGGCGAGCTGGCCAATGGAGAAGAGGTGCTCAGCCCGCTCGCGCTGGAGCGGTTCCTGCAGTCGCAGGAATCGGATACCGTGGTGCGCATCATCACCAAAGAAACGCTGGCGGCCGGGCAGGCCGTCCTGCCGGCAGAGGAACTGGCCTGGCATTTCACCGCCCGCGAAGTCACCGACTTCGCTTTCGGCCTCAGCGATCATTTTCTATGGGACGCTGCCAGCCTGGTCGTCGACTCCACTGCCGGCCGGCGGGTGAGCGTGCAGGCGGCTTACCAGCCCGAAAGCTCTGACTTTTATGAGGTGGCGGAGATCGCCCGCGCCTGCATCGGCTACTTCTCCACCCAAATGCCTGCCATCCCTTATCCCTATCCCACCATGACCATCTTCAACGGCCACGGGCAAATGGAATACCCCATGATGGTCAACGATTTGGATATGGAGAGCATGGACGACACCAAAGCCCTCACCGCCCACGAGATCGCCCATACCTACTTTCCTTTCCTGACCGGCATCAACGAGAGCGCTTACGCCTGGATGGACGAGGGCTGGGCCACCCTGCTGGAGTTCTTCGCCTGCACCGAACTGTATACCCTGGAGCACCCGGAGTATGCGATCTACCCGGGTTATTACCTGCGCGGCTATCTGGGGGTGAAGGGCCCGGAGGTCGACGTGCCGATGCTCACCCCTTCCCATCAGTTGTTGTCCCCGGCTTATGGGCTCAACTCCTACGGCAAGCCGGCCAGCGCCTACCTGGCGCTTTACAAGCTGTTGCTGGAGGAACCGTTTCTGAACTGCGTGCAGGAATACGTCGAACGCTGGCGCGGCAAACATCCGCAACCTCATGATTTTTTCTTCACGATTTCGGAATGTTCCGGCCAAAACCTGGACTGGTTCTGGCAGCGATGGTTTATGGACTTCAACACCATGGACCTGGCGCTGGTGGGCTACCGGGCAGAGGAAGGAGCACTCTTCGTCACCGTGCGCAATGATGGCGGCATGCCGCTGCCTGTCTCGCTGGAGGTGGAACTGGAAGGGGGTAGCGCCCGTTCGTTTACCTTCAGCCCTGTCATTTGGAAAGATCAGCAGGAGGTAGCGCTGGAATTGCCGGTGGACGGAAAGGTGCAAAGCGTAGCCCTGGTTTGGAAGGATTTTCGGGATGTAGACCCGGGGGATGACAGGCTTGATGTTAAGTAG
- a CDS encoding HEPN domain-containing protein: MDKQDYIKYWKTSSEKSWNVAQHLFEKADYVESLFFTHLTIEKILKAHWVKDNLGDFPPRIHNVRRLAEQTNLNLDSNQLVFLEQINTFQIEGRYPDYRFSIYQTFDKQKTKLILDETENFYQWLLNKLP, from the coding sequence ATGGATAAGCAAGATTACATTAAATATTGGAAAACGTCTTCGGAAAAAAGTTGGAATGTAGCCCAACATTTATTTGAAAAAGCAGATTATGTAGAAAGCCTGTTTTTTACTCACTTGACAATAGAGAAAATACTAAAGGCACATTGGGTTAAGGACAATTTAGGCGACTTTCCTCCCCGAATTCACAATGTCCGGCGGTTAGCAGAACAAACCAACTTGAACTTGGATTCAAACCAACTTGTTTTTTTAGAACAGATAAACACTTTCCAGATTGAAGGGCGCTATCCTGATTATCGGTTTTCCATCTATCAAACCTTTGACAAGCAAAAAACCAAACTCATTTTAGACGAAACCGAAAACTTTTATCAATGGTTACTCAACAAACTGCCATAA
- a CDS encoding nucleotidyltransferase domain-containing protein has product MVTQQTAIKTAKEFVTAIRAKGFNLNKAIVFGSFVRDEQRQWSDIDLALVADEFIGVGYFDSRFFIDIKISDKKYTPIETHTFPTEYFETGDPFIEEIKKTGIEL; this is encoded by the coding sequence ATGGTTACTCAACAAACTGCCATAAAAACCGCAAAGGAATTTGTAACAGCAATTAGAGCCAAAGGCTTCAATTTAAACAAAGCCATTGTGTTTGGCTCCTTTGTCCGCGATGAACAACGGCAATGGTCGGATATCGACCTGGCATTAGTCGCTGATGAATTTATCGGCGTAGGTTATTTTGACAGCCGTTTTTTTATTGATATAAAAATTAGCGACAAAAAATACACCCCTATTGAAACGCATACCTTTCCTACTGAATACTTCGAAACCGGCGATCCGTTCATCGAAGAGATAAAAAAGACCGGAATTGAATTGTAA
- a CDS encoding AAA family ATPase, with the protein MKKKFNITGVCYPSMHYMMDTSQKMKEIMAMVEGGEYFIINRPRQYGKTTALYLLGEELRKLEDYLPIEMNFQGIDEQWHQSDQAFAQMFVNQLVDFLAFQEEELSSFLEAEKPTVVDMGSLSKFITKLVHRINQKLVLIIDEVDASSNYEPFLSFLGMLRTKYLSRFKPQHATFHSIVLAGVHDIKTLKHKIRDSKDSQYNSPWNIAADFKVRMSFNPVEIAPMLEAYSEAEGVSIDIPALSERLYYYTSGYPFLVSKLCKTIAEDILPGKTKKEWTIGLLEEAVQLLLRENNTNFDSLIKNLENNSALYSLVYRVIIEGDEIPFNQYNPTIHQGVLYGVFNPNGNVKIHNRIYEQLIYNYMASKALTNISTNYLYSGHFLLENNALDMKRVLLKFQQFMKEQYSTKNKDFLEEQGRLIFLSFFAPIVNGKGYTFKEVQTSLEKRLDVIVTFFQHRYIVELKRWYGPKAHEKGLDQLAEYLDIHGVNEGYLIVFDNRKEKDWEQKAIAHKGKDIFAVWV; encoded by the coding sequence ATGAAGAAAAAGTTCAACATTACCGGGGTTTGTTATCCGTCTATGCACTACATGATGGATACCTCCCAAAAGATGAAGGAGATCATGGCCATGGTCGAAGGGGGAGAATATTTTATTATCAACCGCCCTCGCCAGTACGGGAAAACGACTGCCCTCTATTTGCTGGGGGAGGAACTGAGAAAGCTAGAAGATTATCTGCCCATTGAAATGAATTTTCAGGGTATTGACGAACAATGGCATCAGTCGGATCAGGCCTTTGCGCAGATGTTTGTGAACCAATTGGTAGATTTTCTTGCATTTCAAGAAGAGGAATTATCCTCATTCCTGGAAGCGGAAAAGCCAACGGTGGTGGACATGGGGAGTTTGTCCAAATTTATTACCAAGCTTGTTCATCGAATTAATCAAAAGCTGGTACTTATAATAGACGAAGTAGACGCCAGCAGCAACTACGAACCTTTCCTGAGTTTTCTGGGCATGTTGCGAACCAAATATTTGTCCCGTTTCAAACCGCAGCACGCCACCTTCCACAGCATTGTCCTGGCCGGGGTGCATGATATTAAAACGTTAAAACACAAAATCCGGGATTCCAAAGACAGCCAGTACAACAGCCCCTGGAATATTGCCGCCGATTTTAAAGTGCGGATGAGTTTTAATCCGGTGGAAATTGCGCCTATGCTGGAAGCATACAGTGAGGCGGAAGGTGTCTCCATAGACATTCCGGCGCTGTCCGAACGATTGTACTACTACACCTCAGGCTATCCATTTCTGGTCAGCAAATTGTGTAAAACGATTGCGGAAGATATCCTTCCCGGGAAAACGAAAAAAGAATGGACGATCGGCCTGTTGGAAGAAGCGGTCCAATTGCTTTTAAGAGAGAATAATACCAATTTTGACAGCCTCATCAAAAACCTGGAGAACAACAGCGCACTGTATAGCCTGGTTTATCGCGTCATTATTGAGGGAGATGAAATTCCATTCAACCAATATAACCCGACGATTCACCAGGGGGTGTTATACGGCGTCTTCAACCCCAACGGCAATGTGAAGATTCACAACCGGATTTACGAGCAGTTGATTTACAACTATATGGCCTCCAAAGCCCTGACGAATATCAGCACCAATTATTTGTATAGCGGGCATTTCCTGCTGGAAAACAACGCCCTGGATATGAAACGGGTGTTGCTTAAATTCCAGCAATTCATGAAAGAGCAATACAGTACCAAAAACAAGGATTTTCTGGAAGAACAGGGTCGGCTGATCTTCCTTTCCTTCTTTGCTCCCATTGTAAACGGGAAAGGCTATACCTTTAAAGAAGTGCAAACTTCCCTGGAGAAACGCTTGGACGTCATCGTTACCTTCTTCCAGCATAGATACATTGTGGAACTGAAACGCTGGTATGGGCCCAAAGCCCACGAAAAGGGCTTGGATCAACTGGCGGAATACCTGGATATCCATGGCGTCAACGAGGGATACCTGATCGTTTTCGACAACCGAAAAGAAAAAGATTGGGAGCAAAAAGCCATTGCTCATAAAGGCAAAGATATCTTTGCGGTCTGGGTGTGA
- the cadA gene encoding cadmium-translocating P-type ATPase has product MQNHHHHHKTEKAPEHSHRKHSGNGHHDHHAMMIEDFKKRFWVSLVLTVPVLLLSPMIQQWLGLDWQFAGNKYVLFGLSSIIFFYGGWPFLKGLADELKEKAPGMMTLIAVAIVVAYAYSSAVVFGLEGKTFFWELATLIVVMLLGHWIEMRSVLGASRALEKLIALLPDEAHRMDGDQVQDVKVSELKKGDVILIKPGEKIPADGTITEGESNLNESMLTGESKPVSKEKGDQVIGGAVNGNGSLKVKVEGTGEDSYLSKVVNMVREAQGRKSKTQKLADRAAFWLTIVALTAGFGTLATWLFLGKDFAFALERMVTVMVISCPHALGLAIPLVSAISTAVSAQNGLLIRNRTAFENARKITTLVFDKTGTLTTGEFGVKRFESTQKGLDNQEMLRLAAALEANSEHPIAEGIMAKVKELGLQTPSADNFNAITGKGVEATVEGKQVKVVSPRYLADEGISTPEAAENDGGETIVFVLLDDELAGYIALADQIRPESAEAIQTLHKNGIKTMMLTGDNKAVAASVSRELGLDDFFAEVLPGQKLDKVKALQEKGEYVAMTGDGINDAPALAQADVGIAVGSGTDVAAETADIILVNSNPQDISKLILFGKATYRKMVQNLIWATAYNVVAIPLAAGVLYNWGIMISPAFGAALMSLSTVIVAVNAQLLRRGME; this is encoded by the coding sequence ATGCAGAACCACCACCACCACCACAAAACGGAAAAGGCACCAGAGCACAGCCACCGGAAACATTCCGGCAACGGCCACCACGACCATCATGCCATGATGATCGAAGACTTCAAAAAGCGGTTTTGGGTGTCGCTGGTCCTCACCGTTCCTGTTTTGCTCCTGTCTCCAATGATCCAGCAGTGGCTGGGGCTGGACTGGCAGTTCGCCGGAAATAAATACGTGCTGTTCGGGCTGTCCAGCATCATCTTCTTCTACGGCGGATGGCCCTTCCTGAAGGGGCTGGCCGATGAGCTGAAAGAAAAGGCGCCCGGCATGATGACGCTGATCGCCGTGGCCATCGTGGTGGCCTACGCCTACAGCAGCGCCGTGGTGTTCGGGCTGGAAGGCAAGACCTTCTTCTGGGAGCTGGCCACCCTGATCGTGGTGATGCTGCTGGGGCACTGGATAGAAATGCGGTCGGTGCTGGGCGCCTCCCGTGCGCTGGAAAAGCTGATTGCCCTGCTGCCGGATGAGGCGCACCGGATGGATGGCGATCAAGTACAGGATGTAAAAGTGAGCGAGCTGAAAAAAGGAGACGTCATTCTTATCAAACCCGGCGAGAAAATCCCGGCGGATGGAACCATAACCGAAGGAGAAAGCAACCTCAACGAAAGCATGCTGACCGGGGAAAGCAAACCGGTGAGCAAAGAAAAGGGAGATCAAGTCATCGGCGGCGCCGTCAATGGCAATGGTTCTCTCAAAGTAAAAGTGGAAGGCACCGGCGAAGACAGCTACCTGTCGAAAGTGGTCAACATGGTGCGCGAGGCGCAGGGCCGCAAATCCAAAACCCAGAAACTGGCGGACCGGGCGGCCTTCTGGCTCACCATCGTCGCCCTGACAGCCGGTTTCGGCACCCTGGCTACCTGGCTCTTCCTGGGCAAAGACTTCGCTTTCGCCCTGGAGCGGATGGTCACGGTGATGGTCATTTCCTGCCCTCACGCCCTGGGGCTGGCCATCCCGCTGGTAAGCGCGATATCCACTGCGGTATCGGCCCAGAATGGCCTTTTGATCCGCAACCGCACCGCCTTCGAGAACGCCCGCAAGATCACCACTCTGGTGTTCGACAAAACCGGAACGCTGACCACCGGCGAATTCGGGGTGAAACGCTTTGAAAGCACCCAAAAGGGCCTCGACAATCAGGAAATGCTCCGCCTGGCCGCCGCCCTGGAGGCCAACTCCGAACACCCCATTGCCGAGGGTATTATGGCCAAGGTGAAAGAACTGGGCCTGCAAACTCCGTCGGCAGACAATTTCAATGCCATCACCGGAAAGGGCGTAGAGGCCACGGTAGAAGGCAAACAGGTAAAAGTAGTCAGTCCCCGCTACTTGGCCGATGAGGGGATCAGCACCCCGGAAGCAGCGGAAAATGATGGCGGCGAAACCATCGTCTTCGTCTTGCTGGACGACGAGCTGGCGGGCTACATCGCCCTGGCCGACCAGATTCGCCCGGAAAGCGCCGAAGCCATCCAAACCCTTCACAAAAACGGCATCAAGACCATGATGCTGACCGGCGACAATAAGGCCGTGGCCGCCAGCGTCAGCCGGGAACTCGGCCTGGACGACTTTTTCGCGGAAGTGCTGCCGGGCCAGAAACTCGACAAGGTCAAAGCCCTCCAGGAGAAAGGCGAATACGTGGCCATGACCGGCGACGGGATAAACGACGCGCCCGCCCTGGCCCAGGCCGATGTAGGCATCGCCGTAGGCAGCGGCACCGACGTAGCGGCGGAAACCGCCGACATCATCCTGGTGAACAGCAACCCTCAGGACATCAGCAAGCTGATCCTTTTCGGCAAGGCTACCTACCGCAAAATGGTGCAGAACCTGATCTGGGCAACCGCCTATAACGTGGTTGCCATCCCGCTGGCCGCCGGGGTGCTTTACAATTGGGGCATCATGATCTCGCCGGCCTTCGGCGCCGCCCTGATGAGCCTCAGCACGGTGATCGTGGCGGTGAATGCGCAGTTGTTGAGGAGGGGGATGGAG